In a genomic window of Vigna angularis cultivar LongXiaoDou No.4 chromosome 6, ASM1680809v1, whole genome shotgun sequence:
- the LOC128197364 gene encoding uncharacterized protein LOC128197364 isoform X1 — translation MVEEQRPTSSQPQAVPSTGGGARPVFHIAAFRDLAAASRAARKAAAKQTVLELKAVQSAYNAREENDDESDNCAPAVKYAVQRLVSGLSKSTECVEVGFATSEFAGCDFNE, via the exons ATGGTCGAAGAGCAGCGCCCTACGTCATCACAACCGCAAGCCGTGCCTAGTACCGGCGGCGGCGCTCGCCCGGTGTTCCACATTGCTGCATTCAGGGACCTCGCGGCGGCGTCAAGGGCGGCGAGGAAAGCCGCCGCAAAGCAAACGGTGTTAGAGTTAAAGGCAGTCCAAAGCGCTTATAATGCGCGTGAGGAGAATGACGACGAATCGGATAATTGTGCGCCGGCTGTGAAATACGCCGTTCAAAGGCTCGTCAGCGGTCTTTCTAAGTCCACAGAG tgTGTAGAAGTAGGCTTTGCAACAAGTGAGTTTGCAGGATGTGACTTCAACGAATGA
- the LOC108342536 gene encoding NADPH-dependent alkenal/one oxidoreductase, chloroplastic-like codes for MPVKSMIWKMLVKAQATAPASSEVVKLTPVPYEMKAWVYGEYGGVDVLKLDSNVAVPDGKEDQVLVKVAAALNPVDAKRKQGKFKTVLGYDVAGVLVKVGSEVKDFKVGDEVYGNVNKALEVVWIFSW; via the exons ATGCCAGTTAAATCTATGATCTGGAAGATGTTGGTAAAGGCTCAGGCTACTGCACCTGCTTCTTCTGAGGTTGTGAAACTCACACCTGTGCCTTATGAGATGAAGGCATGGGTGTATGGGGAATATGGGGGCGTGGATGTTTTGAAGCTGGACTCCAATGTTGCTGTGCCTGATGGGAAAGAGGATCAGGTCCTTGTCAAAGTTGCTGCTGCTCTTAACCCTGTTGACGCCAAGAGAAAGCAGGGAAAGTTTAAG ACTGTTCTGGGCTATGATGTTGCGGGAGTGCTGGTGAAGGTTGGTAGTGAAGTGAAGGACTTTAAAGTGGGTGATGAAGTGTATGGAAATGTAAATAAAGCTTTAGAAGTTGTATGGATTTTCTCCTGGTAA
- the LOC128197364 gene encoding uncharacterized protein LOC128197364 isoform X2, whose product MVEEQRPTSSQPQAVPSTGGGARPVFHIAAFRDLAAASRAARKAAAKQTVLELKAVQSAYNAREENDDESDNCAPAVKYAVQRLVSGLSKSTEG is encoded by the exons ATGGTCGAAGAGCAGCGCCCTACGTCATCACAACCGCAAGCCGTGCCTAGTACCGGCGGCGGCGCTCGCCCGGTGTTCCACATTGCTGCATTCAGGGACCTCGCGGCGGCGTCAAGGGCGGCGAGGAAAGCCGCCGCAAAGCAAACGGTGTTAGAGTTAAAGGCAGTCCAAAGCGCTTATAATGCGCGTGAGGAGAATGACGACGAATCGGATAATTGTGCGCCGGCTGTGAAATACGCCGTTCAAAGGCTCGTCAGCGGTCTTTCTAAGTCCACAGAG GGTTAA